The genomic segment TAAGCCCCTGTAATAAAAGTGGGAAAAATACATACATCTGTATCAGGAACGATAATGCCCAAATATGTGTCAGGGGCAAGATAATTCCAAAATTGTCAAAATAGGACATTTTTGAAAAAATCTGATAAATATTATTTAGTCCCAATATTGAAAATATTGCACTGTATTTGTATTTCATTTCAAGTCCATTGTTTACAAAATATAATGCGATGGTTGAAATTAATATCACAATTAGCAGACTTGGATAAACTTTTCTCAGCCTTCGGTTAATTACTGAAAAAACTGAAAAATCTCTGGAAAGCAATCCAGTCGTAACTAGATACCCGCTTAATGCAAAAAATATAACGACACCGATGTAAGTCCCCTTGTAGGAAAACCAGTGATAAACACAGATAAGAACAAGTGCAATTGTTCTAAGTATATCAAGGCTTTGTATTCTTTCCTTTTTCATAAATTAAAAAATTCCTTTCTTTTAAAAATATATTTGTATAATAATTTAATTTTATAGATTTTTATTTGATTATTAATAATTATTTTTTATTTTAATAATTGTCTTATTTAAAATATTTAAAGATAAAATTTAATAAAAAAAACTACTTCAAAACAAACTGTTTAAATTGCATAAAATACTATGTTTTATGATATGGCTCAACTTTTTTAGTTTGAAATTAAAGTAGTTTTTATAAAAATTATTTATTTAAATCTGTTTATTCTATTGAACATTTTTTGTATCAGAAGAATCTGAAGATTTTTCTTTTACAGGTTCAGTTTTTTCATTTTCTCCAAGATAATGTTTTTTAATTTCATTAGTTATAAAGTCTGCATAATATCTTTGCCCTTTATCATTTAAATGAGTTCTATCTTTATAGAAATATTGGTTTTTCCCTTTTGCATAAGAGTACCAGTCAATTAGGTAAGCATTGTCATATTGTGCGACTTTTTCCTTTAATTTTCTATTTACTTCCTGTTCCCAAGGATCCTTGTGTGCAGTGTTCATAAAGAATACATCTTTCCCTTTTGCCATTTCCATAACATAATCAAAATCTTTATCTGTAAATTTCCCATTTGTTCCAAGATGCACAACTAATACAGTTTTTAATTTCCCATCTTCCACTAATTTTGTAACAATTCCTGGAAGTGTTGAAAATTGACGTGATATTTTTGTGTCAAAATAAGGATTTTTGAAGTTAGGTGCAATATACTGCTTACTGCTGTTCATTATCGAATCTCCAACAAACACAATATTTTCAGGCACTTTCTCGCTAAACATCTCTTTGGCAATGATAATTCCCGAACCAAAAACTAATATTACTAAAACAAAAAATAATTTTTTCATAATTTTTCTCCCTTTTTTATTTTTTACTATTTTTTTGTCTAAAAAACTTTTTTATCAAAAAATCTTTTAAACACATCATTATAAGACATTATTTTTCTTTTGTCAAATTTTTTAAAAATTGATTTTTTAAGTAAAAAATATACGGGAAAATTTCAATCTAATCAGTTGCGAGTATTATTCTGTAATCATTCTCTGGGTTTAAAAACACCATTTTTTTTAATTTTGTATCATAAGCATAAGCCAAAGGCTCATTGCTTACTTCTTGAAGAATTGTCCCTTTTTCCAGTTTCAATCTTACTTTTTCCTCTTTTGTTGAACCAGAACCGTCCTGTTCAGGAGAGTCGTCAATATATTTTGTCAAGAAATATCCCTGACTATCCTTTTGAATCTTAAAACTGTCAGATGTATCTGTATAACCAAATGTCTTATTCAAAAACTTTTCTTCATGTAATTTTCCATCCGTCGTAAATTCTTCATCCATCCCTTTTGCCAGATTACCCGAATATTCCCTATCTGAACTTGAATTTTGGTTTATATTTATTTCATTACTTGCATGTTGCTGTATTATTTGCTCCACATTTTGTGTATTATTTTCAGGTGCAGCAGAAATATTTTTATTGTCGTTGTTTCCGCAAGACAGTACGCTGATAGCTAGTATTGCTATAAGTAGAAAAATTTTTTTCATATATAATCCCTCCAAACTTCATTTTTTAAAGTAAAATAATTTCCGTTTTATTATATTGAAATTATATAATATTTTTTTAAATATGTCAAGTGATTTTACAGTAAACGAAATACTATATAAAAAAACGTAAAATATTAAAAAACAACAATATAATGATTATTTCATTTGAAAACTTTAAAAATAAATTTAAAAACAACTTGACAACCGCATTAAATGAGGTATAATTATAATAAGAGGTATTAATAATATATTAAAATTTGTAATTAAATAATGTTAAAGGGAGGATTTATTATGAAAAAATTGTTATTAGGTTTTATGTTTATCTGTGCTTGTGCGATAACTTATACTTATCCTAAAGATATAAACATTACTAAAAGTGAAGGAGCTTACATAAGAGCCAATTTTGGTACTTTATTTGGAAAAAATTTTGTATGTCAAAACATAGGTAGGACTTATGTCAATTTTCCTGCCATTTATGATGGAAAAAGGCCTGATTTAAATAAAGCTCTGTTAAATCTTATTAGAAAAAAAGATAGGAACTATACTCCACAAGGTTCTAATCCAGAAGGTTCTGATCCATATATTGGTGAAGTAGGATACTGGTATTTCAATAACTGTAAATTATTTCCAACTGGAATTAGAAAAATTAAAGCACTTGATTATTTTTATGGACATATGATGTATTTTGAAAATGAAGGGTAAATTTCGAGTAAATTCACAAGATTATTTGAAGATAAATTTAATAAAAAATAGCAAGAAGTAATTGTTATGAAAAAATATTATTAAGTTTTATATTTATCTGTGCTTGTGCAACAACTACGT from the Leptotrichia trevisanii DSM 22070 genome contains:
- a CDS encoding acetylase, coding for MKKLFFVLVILVFGSGIIIAKEMFSEKVPENIVFVGDSIMNSSKQYIAPNFKNPYFDTKISRQFSTLPGIVTKLVEDGKLKTVLVVHLGTNGKFTDKDFDYVMEMAKGKDVFFMNTAHKDPWEQEVNRKLKEKVAQYDNAYLIDWYSYAKGKNQYFYKDRTHLNDKGQRYYADFITNEIKKHYLGENEKTEPVKEKSSDSSDTKNVQ